A DNA window from Cervus elaphus chromosome 17, mCerEla1.1, whole genome shotgun sequence contains the following coding sequences:
- the SOD3 gene encoding extracellular superoxide dismutase [Cu-Zn], which produces MLALLCAYLLLVACDSAASTDQLLHQMIMEEQIRDMHTKVTEIWQETVTQRRAAAIDPDAALHAVCRVQPSATLEAEQPQVSGLVLFRQIRPGTLLEAFFHLEGFQDEPNGTSHAIHVHQFGDLSQGCDSTGPHYNPMSVPHPQHPGDFGNFAVRNGQVWKHRYDLAASLTGPHSIAGRAVVVHAGEDDLGRGGNQASLENGNAGRRLACCVVGLCGPGPWARKAQEHAERRKRRLESECKARARRESELKAL; this is translated from the coding sequence ATGCTGGCGCTGCTCTGTGCCTATCTGCTCCTGGTGGCCTGTGACTCGGCCGCCTCGACCGACCAGCTCCTGCATCAGATGATCATGGAGGAGCAGATCCGCGACATGCACACCAAGGTGACGGAGATCTGGCAGGAGACTGTGACGCAGCGGCGGGCGGCGGCCATCGACCCGGACGCCGCGCTCCATGCCGTCTGCCGGGTGCAGCCGTCGGCCACGCTGGAGGCGGAGCAGCCCCAGGTCAGCGGCCTCGTGCTCTTCCGGCAGATCCGGCCTGGCACCCTGCTGGAGGCCTTCTTCCACCTTGAGGGCTTCCAGGACGAGCCCAATGGCACAAGCCACGCCATCCACGTACACCAGTTTGGGGACCTGAGCCAGGGCTGCGACTCCACCGGGCCTCACTACAACCCGATGTCCGTGCCACACCCGCAGCACCCGGGCGACTTTGGCAACTTCGCCGTGCGCAATGGCCAGGTCTGGAAGCACCGCTACGACCTGGCTGCCTCGCTCACCGGCCCGCACTCGATCGCGGGCCGCGCCGTGGTGGTCCATGCGGGCGAGGACGACCTGGGCCGGGGCGGCAATCAGGCCAGTCTGGAGAACGGTAACGCGGGCCGCCGGCTTGCCTGCTGCGTGGTGGGCCTGTGCGGCCCGGGGCCCTGGGCGCGCAAGGCGCAGGAGCACGCGGAGCGCAGGAAGCGGCGGCTCGAGAGCGAGTGTAAGGCCAGAGCGCGGCGCGAGAGCGAGCTTAAGGCCCTCTGA